One Coffea arabica cultivar ET-39 chromosome 5c, Coffea Arabica ET-39 HiFi, whole genome shotgun sequence DNA window includes the following coding sequences:
- the LOC140007171 gene encoding uncharacterized protein → MVVSWILNTIEPAFRSTITHMEIAKNPWEDIQERFSVANGSQVQQIKGEITEWKQRGLPIVTYYRKLEQLWEELANYEQMPTCQCGRCVCNLSVQLDKKREGEKLHQFLLGLDDMAYGTVRSNILGTEPLPSVGGRRLGTEIKDRSALCSYCNRSRQDAVNCFQLIGYPNGGVIRPKEMDASSSSAVAAEREHTAQGLLNGEQWAAFLSLLNSCKPSTNEKLSGNHYLSWIIDSGASHYMTGSLECLSELKDLMGYAVGLSDGNQTMTLKEGSARLRKYVKSKKVLYVPNLNCN, encoded by the exons ATGGTAGTGTCGTGGATTCTCAACACGATAGAGCCAGCTTTCCGGTCCACCATAACTCATATGGAAATTGCAAAGAACCCATGGGAAGACATCCAAGAAAGGTTCTCTGTCGCTAACGGGTCTCAGGTACAACAGATCAAAGGAGAGATTACAGAATGGAAACAACGGGGACTTCCAATTGTGACCTACTATAGGAAATTGGAGCAATTGTGGGAGGAGCTTGCAAACTATGAACAAATGCCGACATGCCAATGTGGAAGATGCGTGTGCAATCTTTCAGTCCAACTTGACAAGAAACGTGAGGGAGAGAAACTTCATCAGTTCTTGTTGGGTTTGGATGACATGGCATATGGAACAGTTCGTTCCAACATTCTTGGCACAGAACCACTACCTAGTGTGG GAGGTAGGAGACTTGGGACTGAAATAAAGGACAGGTCTGCTCTGTGTTCCTATTGCAATCGTAGCAGACAAGATGCTGTAAATTGTTTTCAGCTTATTGGATATCCTAATGGTGGGGTGATCCGCCCAAAGGAAATGGACGCG TCCTCCTCGTCAGCAGTAGCCGCAGAAAGGGAGCATACGGCACAAGGATTGTTGAATGGTGAACAGTGGGCAGCTTTCTTGAGTCTGTTGAATTCTTGCAAACCTAGTACCAACGAAAAGCTATCTGGTAACCATTATTTGAGCTGGATAATTGACTCGGGTGCGTCTCACTATATGACTGGGAGTTTAGAATGTTTGTCTGAATTGAAGGATTTGATGGGGTATGCAGTAGGATTGTCTGATGGCAACCAAACAATGACATTAAAAGAAGGGTCAGCTCGTTTGAGGAAATATGTGAAGTCGAAGAAAGTGCTCTATGTCCCCAATTTGAACTGCAATTAA
- the LOC113689969 gene encoding large ribosomal subunit protein uL11m-like, which yields MSTLKEILTRRPVAATIRLTVPAGGARPAPPVGPALGQYRLNLMAFCKDFNARTQKYKPDTPMAVVITAFKDNTFEFTVRSPSVTWYLKKAAGLEKGSGRPGHVTASSLTLKHVYEIAKVKQQDPYCQYMPLESICKSIIGTANSMGIKVQKEFD from the coding sequence ATGTCAACGTTGAAGGAAATCCTGACCCGTCGGCCAGTGGCAGCGACGATCCGCTTAACAGTTCCAGCCGGGGGAGCTAGGCCGGCACCTCCAGTGGGGCCTGCGCTGGGTCAATACAGGCTCAATCTGATGGCCTTCTGCAAGGATTTCAATGCCAGGACGCAAAAGTACAAGCCTGACACCCCCATGGCCGTCGTCATCACTGCCTTCAAGGACAACACCTTCGAGTTCACTGTTAGGTCGCCTTCGGTTACGTGGTACCTAAAGAAGGCGGCGGGGTTGGAGAAGGGGAGCGGGCGCCCCGGTCATGTGACGGCTTCCTCCTTGACCTTGAAGCACGTGTACGAAATTGCCAAGGTGAAGCAGCAGGACCCCTATTGTCAGTATATGCCTCTGGAGTCCATTTGTAAGTCTATCATTGGAACTGCTAATTCCATGGGGATTAAAGTCCAGAAGGAGTTtgattag